The proteins below are encoded in one region of Paenibacillus sp. YYML68:
- a CDS encoding FtsW/RodA/SpoVE family cell cycle protein: MLNVHPLVDQYVSEVTRQVKARELRKEIQEELVGHLEERIESKRAEGLSEEAAVRWAIEQMGDTRSVAAGLNQVHKPRIPWAMLAVLAVLLTAALVTMYAVELSYTSASRQYIGSYQLFYRHAVHLGIGLVVMLLVSRINYRKVLSYASVIYGVSVVLVAAAIWVGPRINGVRGYFNVGSITLDVKDLSMVLFLVAAVGHLGHIGFGEARWKTVIIQCVMYSIVPALLYAMVPSIDNLVYYGLAYFLFLYLSRQDWRLLVTHVVLWCLPLVIVTSFIQHGWERITLRLNSFLDRYNAPLDGGYTYVQIDSAIRSAGWWGRGYGVSADLMPNIHSDMILTYMIYSMGWVFSAIVLLFMLVFVAELLRAAMAVRDLVGKQLVGALGSLFAVKFMFSIGMSLGLLPLSIISVPFVSYGGTGMLVQLAAIGLIYSVYRRKDMVRVSV, from the coding sequence ATGTTGAACGTACATCCTTTGGTTGATCAATATGTAAGTGAAGTGACCCGGCAGGTCAAGGCTCGGGAGCTTCGGAAGGAGATTCAGGAGGAGCTTGTCGGGCACTTGGAGGAGCGTATAGAATCGAAGCGTGCCGAAGGGCTGAGCGAGGAGGCTGCCGTTCGATGGGCGATCGAGCAGATGGGTGACACGCGCTCCGTTGCAGCTGGACTGAATCAAGTACACAAGCCGCGTATTCCGTGGGCGATGCTCGCCGTGTTGGCAGTTCTGCTGACAGCTGCCTTGGTTACGATGTATGCGGTGGAGCTGAGCTATACTTCAGCGTCACGTCAGTATATCGGGAGCTACCAGCTGTTCTATCGACATGCGGTGCACTTAGGGATTGGACTCGTGGTCATGCTGCTCGTCAGTCGGATTAATTATCGTAAGGTGTTGTCGTATGCGTCGGTCATCTATGGTGTGTCGGTCGTGCTGGTAGCAGCTGCTATATGGGTTGGGCCTAGGATTAACGGTGTGCGCGGATATTTTAATGTTGGTTCTATCACTCTCGACGTCAAGGACTTAAGTATGGTTCTGTTTCTCGTGGCAGCGGTTGGGCATCTTGGACATATTGGATTTGGAGAGGCTCGTTGGAAGACGGTCATCATCCAATGTGTAATGTACTCGATTGTGCCCGCTTTACTGTATGCTATGGTGCCGTCTATCGATAATCTCGTTTATTACGGTCTTGCTTATTTCTTGTTTCTGTACCTGTCGCGGCAAGATTGGCGCTTGCTCGTAACACATGTGGTTTTATGGTGCTTACCGTTAGTTATTGTAACTAGTTTTATTCAGCATGGATGGGAGAGAATTACGTTAAGGCTAAACTCCTTTCTCGACCGCTATAATGCTCCGCTTGATGGTGGGTATACGTACGTTCAGATCGACTCGGCCATTCGTTCCGCAGGTTGGTGGGGGCGTGGCTACGGTGTGTCTGCGGACCTGATGCCCAATATTCATTCTGACATGATACTTACCTATATGATATACAGTATGGGATGGGTGTTCAGCGCGATTGTACTTCTGTTCATGCTGGTATTCGTTGCTGAGCTGCTCAGGGCGGCTATGGCTGTACGTGATCTGGTGGGGAAGCAGCTTGTTGGTGCGCTGGGCTCATTATTCGCGGTTAAGTTTATGTTCAGCATCGGCATGTCACTTGGACTATTGCCGCTATCCATCATATCCGTTCCGTTCGTCAGCTATGGAGGGACAGGGATGCTCGTGCAGCTAGCCGCGATTGGGCTGATCTACAGCGTGTACAGGCGTAAGGATATGGTGCGGGTGAGCGTGTGA
- a CDS encoding PadR family transcriptional regulator — protein sequence MNKELLKGTTGTLILNVLERRDCYGYQLIKELELLSEGAFVLKEGTLYPILHGMESEQWVSSYWEESEGRRRKYYRITDNGRRQLLEKKQEWRLFRGAVDRVLGEGSA from the coding sequence ATGAACAAGGAGCTGCTGAAGGGAACGACAGGGACGCTGATCTTGAATGTGCTTGAGCGTCGGGATTGCTACGGGTATCAGCTGATTAAGGAGCTGGAGCTGCTGTCAGAGGGGGCGTTCGTGCTGAAGGAGGGGACGCTGTATCCGATTCTACATGGCATGGAGTCCGAGCAGTGGGTGAGCTCGTATTGGGAGGAGAGCGAGGGACGCAGGCGCAAGTATTACCGGATTACGGATAACGGTCGGCGTCAGCTGCTGGAGAAGAAGCAGGAATGGCGGCTGTTCCGCGGCGCTGTAGATCGGGTGCTCGGGGAGGGGTCGGCGTGA
- a CDS encoding DnaD domain-containing protein encodes MEDIASVLLEGLQSGQASVPYWLLQNYTRLNLSEQEVMLVIQLMAFKQRENVDFPTPEQLQARMTLTQEQVLSVLQKLLKAGLLRIDERKDPVTGVHSELYNWTPLLERLAMLHAEERAAQQSARRLSEATSRSGKDVFSIFEREFGRPLTPMELETISSWLDKDKHPEALILAGLKEAVFAGRLHFRYIDRILLEWQRNRISTVEQAKEHSQKFRAR; translated from the coding sequence ATGGAGGACATCGCATCTGTGCTGCTTGAGGGGCTGCAGAGCGGACAGGCGTCTGTGCCGTATTGGCTGCTGCAAAATTATACCCGCCTGAACCTGAGCGAGCAGGAGGTGATGCTCGTCATTCAGCTGATGGCGTTCAAGCAGCGGGAAAATGTCGACTTCCCGACGCCGGAGCAGCTGCAGGCGCGCATGACGCTGACGCAGGAGCAGGTGCTGTCGGTGCTGCAGAAGCTGCTGAAGGCGGGACTGCTTCGCATCGATGAGCGCAAGGACCCGGTCACCGGCGTCCATAGCGAGCTGTACAACTGGACGCCGCTGCTGGAGCGGCTCGCGATGCTGCACGCGGAGGAGCGGGCTGCGCAGCAGTCTGCACGGCGGTTGTCGGAGGCAACGAGTCGCAGCGGCAAGGACGTCTTCTCGATCTTCGAGCGGGAGTTCGGCCGGCCGCTGACGCCGATGGAGCTGGAGACGATATCCAGCTGGCTCGATAAGGACAAGCATCCAGAGGCGCTTATATTAGCTGGACTGAAGGAGGCCGTGTTCGCGGGTCGGCTGCATTTTCGCTATATCGATCGTATTCTGCTGGAATGGCAGCGCAATCGGATCTCGACGGTGGAGCAGGCGAAGGAGCATTCGCAGAAGTTTCGCGCGAGGTAG
- the asnS gene encoding asparagine--tRNA ligase, with the protein MSRSIVTIREADRYVEQTVTIGCWLHNVRSSGKIRFLQLRDGTGFIQGVVVKSEVPEQVWDDSGKLTQESSLYVTGIIREDTRSKGGYELTVTGVELIQVAEEYPITPKEHGVDFLMDHRHLWIRSPRQRAILVIRAQIIRAIQQFFDERGFQLVDPPILTPSSCEGTTNLFHTKYFDEDAYLTQSGQLYMEAAAMALGRVYSFGPTFRAEKSKTRRHLIEFWMIEPEMAFVTHEQNLEVQEQFVSHIVQSVLASCRKELETLERDVTKLESIQAPFPRITYDEAIRFLQENGHEIEWGEDFGAPHETAIAQSYDKPVFITHYPTEIKAFYMKPDPNRPDVVLCADMIAPEGYGEIIGGSQRIDDPELMESRFQQHELSKEAYQWYLDLRKYGSVPHSGFGLGLERTVAWICGLEHVRETIPFPRLLNRLYP; encoded by the coding sequence TTGAGTCGTTCAATCGTTACGATTCGCGAGGCGGATCGATATGTAGAGCAAACGGTTACAATAGGGTGCTGGCTGCACAATGTTCGTTCCAGCGGTAAGATCCGCTTCCTGCAGCTGCGCGACGGGACAGGCTTCATACAGGGGGTCGTCGTCAAGAGCGAGGTGCCAGAGCAAGTCTGGGACGATTCGGGCAAGCTGACACAGGAGAGCTCGCTGTACGTGACCGGAATCATACGCGAGGATACGCGCAGCAAGGGCGGCTATGAGCTGACCGTCACTGGTGTCGAGCTGATTCAGGTGGCGGAGGAATATCCGATTACGCCAAAGGAGCACGGGGTCGACTTCTTGATGGATCACCGCCATCTGTGGATTCGTTCGCCGCGGCAGCGGGCTATACTGGTCATCCGGGCGCAAATTATTCGGGCGATCCAGCAGTTTTTTGACGAGCGGGGCTTCCAGCTTGTTGATCCTCCGATTCTGACACCATCGTCGTGCGAGGGTACGACGAACTTGTTCCATACGAAATATTTCGACGAGGATGCGTACTTGACGCAGAGCGGTCAGCTCTATATGGAGGCGGCGGCGATGGCGCTCGGCCGTGTATATTCGTTCGGACCGACGTTCCGTGCGGAGAAGTCGAAGACGCGCCGACATCTGATCGAGTTCTGGATGATCGAGCCGGAGATGGCGTTCGTCACGCATGAGCAAAATCTTGAGGTGCAGGAGCAGTTCGTCTCCCACATCGTACAATCGGTGCTGGCGAGCTGCCGCAAGGAGCTGGAGACGCTGGAGCGTGACGTGACGAAGCTGGAGTCGATTCAGGCGCCGTTCCCGCGCATTACATATGACGAGGCGATCCGCTTCTTGCAGGAGAACGGTCATGAGATCGAGTGGGGCGAGGACTTCGGCGCTCCGCATGAGACGGCGATTGCCCAGAGCTATGACAAGCCGGTGTTCATTACGCATTATCCGACGGAGATTAAGGCGTTCTATATGAAGCCAGACCCGAATCGTCCAGACGTCGTGCTGTGCGCCGATATGATCGCGCCGGAGGGGTACGGGGAGATTATCGGGGGAAGCCAGCGCATCGACGATCCGGAGCTGATGGAGTCGCGCTTCCAGCAGCATGAGCTGTCTAAGGAGGCGTACCAGTGGTATCTGGATCTGCGTAAATACGGCTCTGTCCCGCACTCGGGCTTCGGTCTTGGTCTGGAGCGAACGGTGGCGTGGATCTGCGGACTCGAGCATGTGCGGGAGACGATTCCGTTCCCGAGGCTGCTGAATCGGCTGTATCCGTAG
- a CDS encoding acetate/propionate family kinase gives MIVLVINAGSSSLKFQLYEMREESVLAKGKVERIGMDSAILTYEPEGKPEIREVSEILEHTTAIKRVLAMLVHPQHGVLESAAQIDAVGHRVVHGGESFSSSVLVDDEVKREIKRLFDLAPLHNPAHMLGIQAVEANMPGKPQAVVFDTAFHQTMPEMSYLYPIPMVLYRKHKVRRYGFHGTSHAYVSERAAAVLGRPLAELKLITCHIGNGASCTAIRDGRSFDTTMGMTPLEGLMMGTRSGDIDPAIVPFTMDKEDLTLSEVNSMLNKHSGLMAISGLSSDMREITQAMESGDRSAALAFQMYEYRLRKYIGAYAAAMNGLDAIVFTAGVGENSAALRAAVCRNLTFLGVELDEEANARRSADERIITAAGSRVQVLVIPTNEELVIARDTYRLILDRNHVE, from the coding sequence ATGATCGTGCTCGTCATTAATGCGGGCAGCTCGTCGCTGAAGTTCCAGCTGTATGAGATGCGTGAGGAGTCGGTGCTGGCGAAGGGGAAGGTGGAGCGGATCGGTATGGATTCGGCGATCTTGACCTATGAGCCGGAGGGGAAGCCGGAGATTCGCGAGGTAAGCGAAATTCTCGAGCATACGACGGCGATCAAGCGGGTGCTGGCGATGCTCGTCCATCCACAGCATGGGGTGCTGGAGTCGGCGGCGCAGATCGATGCGGTCGGTCATCGGGTCGTCCACGGTGGGGAGTCGTTCTCGAGCTCGGTGCTCGTCGATGACGAGGTGAAGCGGGAGATTAAGCGACTGTTCGACCTCGCCCCGCTGCACAACCCGGCGCATATGCTCGGCATCCAGGCGGTGGAGGCGAACATGCCGGGCAAGCCGCAGGCCGTCGTGTTCGATACGGCGTTCCATCAGACGATGCCTGAGATGTCGTACTTATATCCAATCCCGATGGTGCTGTATCGCAAGCACAAGGTGCGCCGCTACGGCTTCCACGGCACGAGTCATGCCTACGTCAGCGAGCGGGCGGCGGCGGTGCTCGGACGGCCGCTCGCTGAGCTGAAGCTGATCACGTGCCACATCGGCAACGGCGCGAGCTGCACGGCGATTCGGGACGGGCGCTCGTTCGATACGACGATGGGGATGACGCCGCTGGAGGGGCTCATGATGGGGACGCGCAGCGGCGACATTGACCCGGCCATCGTGCCGTTCACGATGGATAAGGAGGACTTGACGCTGTCCGAGGTTAATTCGATGCTGAACAAGCATAGCGGCTTAATGGCGATCTCGGGTCTGAGCAGTGACATGCGCGAAATTACGCAGGCGATGGAGAGCGGCGACCGCAGCGCGGCGCTAGCCTTCCAGATGTACGAGTATCGGCTGCGTAAGTATATCGGCGCCTACGCGGCGGCGATGAACGGGCTCGATGCGATCGTCTTCACCGCGGGTGTCGGTGAAAATTCTGCGGCGCTGCGGGCTGCTGTCTGCCGCAACCTGACGTTCCTCGGCGTTGAGCTCGACGAGGAGGCGAATGCACGGCGTTCGGCGGACGAGCGGATCATTACAGCAGCTGGCTCGCGGGTGCAGGTGCTCGTCATTCCGACGAACGAGGAGCTAGTCATTGCGCGGGATACGTATCGTTTGATTTTGGACCGCAATCATGTAGAATAA
- a CDS encoding 3-hydroxyacyl-CoA dehydrogenase family protein has translation MSFHKIGVVGAGTMGQGIAEMLAARGLEVLLIERTPERLEQAWEQLEISLDKQLEKWAITAAEKKLILSRIHKETEWARLAECDMVIESVSEDMELKKSIFARLDETCPPEVVLASNTSTLSLTEMAAQTSLPERVIGLHFLYPVSKIDLVEIIRAVRTSDETFSRTREFVEQTIQKRGILVYESPGFVTTRLICILINEAMHALSEGVASADDIDSAMRIGYDFHYGPLEMADRFGLDSVLAAMERMFREFGELKYRPSFLLKQMVRAGKLGVKTGQGFFHYDKDGDRL, from the coding sequence ATGTCATTTCATAAGATCGGTGTAGTCGGAGCCGGAACGATGGGGCAGGGCATTGCCGAGATGCTGGCGGCGCGCGGGCTGGAGGTGCTGCTGATCGAGCGGACGCCGGAGCGGCTGGAGCAGGCATGGGAGCAGTTGGAGATTAGTCTCGATAAGCAGCTGGAGAAATGGGCCATTACCGCCGCGGAGAAGAAGCTTATTCTGTCCCGCATCCATAAGGAGACGGAGTGGGCTCGGCTCGCCGAGTGCGACATGGTCATTGAGTCGGTGTCCGAGGATATGGAGCTGAAGAAGAGCATCTTCGCCCGTCTCGATGAGACGTGCCCGCCGGAGGTCGTGCTTGCGAGCAACACGTCGACGCTGAGCTTGACCGAGATGGCGGCCCAGACAAGTCTGCCGGAGCGGGTGATCGGGCTGCATTTTCTATATCCGGTGTCCAAAATCGATCTCGTCGAAATTATACGCGCCGTCCGCACGAGCGATGAGACGTTCAGCCGTACGCGGGAGTTCGTCGAGCAGACGATCCAGAAGCGCGGCATTCTTGTCTATGAATCGCCAGGCTTCGTGACGACGCGGCTGATCTGTATCCTTATTAATGAAGCGATGCACGCCTTGTCAGAGGGTGTGGCGTCTGCAGATGACATTGACAGCGCGATGCGCATTGGATACGACTTCCATTATGGGCCGCTCGAGATGGCGGATCGGTTCGGTCTCGATTCGGTGCTGGCGGCGATGGAGCGCATGTTCCGCGAGTTCGGGGAGCTGAAGTACCGACCGTCGTTCCTGCTCAAGCAGATGGTGCGGGCGGGGAAGCTCGGCGTGAAGACGGGACAAGGCTTTTTTCACTATGACAAGGATGGTGATCGGCTATGA
- a CDS encoding sulfotransferase family 2 domain-containing protein, whose protein sequence is MNAQITIFVHIPKTAGTTFNRLLQDQYTRDQIAYLHDDPSWSTERLVKICNHPQSPVRAISGHFPFGLHHLIDKPCTYATFLRDTLKLYMSMFSYIQSSPVIPAHPKVINMNFQQFMECEELNPLTSNIQTKYLTGVPGRFVHQPGSQYFSWNPGDYIPNLEVAKRNLLTYFSYIGITERFHTDLTAMAKQLGWSSPVQKYAENETKRMKPSLDSLNPKTIQRFYEKNVMDLELYRFAYELTNERR, encoded by the coding sequence TTGAACGCTCAGATCACTATTTTTGTGCATATTCCGAAGACCGCTGGGACAACGTTCAATCGATTGCTGCAAGATCAATATACTCGCGATCAAATTGCTTATTTGCATGACGATCCATCATGGTCGACGGAACGGCTCGTCAAGATATGCAACCATCCTCAATCACCAGTACGGGCCATCTCGGGCCATTTTCCTTTCGGACTTCATCATTTAATCGATAAACCATGCACGTACGCAACCTTTCTTCGTGATACTTTGAAATTGTATATGTCGATGTTCAGCTACATTCAGAGTAGTCCGGTCATTCCAGCCCATCCCAAGGTGATCAACATGAACTTTCAGCAGTTCATGGAATGCGAGGAGTTGAACCCTTTAACCTCCAATATTCAAACCAAATATTTAACCGGTGTACCAGGGAGGTTTGTTCATCAGCCTGGGAGTCAATATTTCAGTTGGAATCCGGGCGATTACATTCCTAATTTAGAAGTAGCTAAGAGGAACTTATTAACCTATTTCTCCTACATTGGCATTACAGAACGATTCCATACTGATCTAACTGCAATGGCCAAACAATTAGGTTGGTCGAGTCCTGTACAGAAATATGCTGAGAATGAGACGAAGCGGATGAAGCCGTCCCTCGACTCACTGAATCCAAAAACCATACAGCGTTTTTATGAAAAAAATGTAATGGACCTCGAGCTATACCGCTTCGCCTATGAACTAACAAACGAAAGACGTTAA
- the leuD gene encoding 3-isopropylmalate dehydratase small subunit: protein MEAFKKHTGLVGPVDRVNVDTDAIIPKQFLKRIERSGFGQFLFYEWRFDPKGNVIPEFSLNQERYAGASVLISRANFGCGSSREHAPWAIQDYGFRVVIAPSFADIFYNNCFKNGILPIKLSEEQVEELFQRTNANAGYQLTVDLENKTIIDEQGLSIAFDLDEHRRQFLLQGLDDIGLTLQHADKIAAYEERMASK, encoded by the coding sequence ATGGAAGCTTTCAAGAAGCATACAGGCCTTGTAGGTCCGGTTGACCGCGTGAACGTGGATACGGATGCGATCATCCCTAAGCAATTTCTGAAGCGCATCGAGCGCTCCGGCTTCGGCCAATTTCTGTTCTACGAATGGCGCTTTGACCCGAAGGGTAACGTCATTCCAGAATTCAGCCTGAACCAAGAGCGCTATGCAGGCGCATCGGTGCTGATCTCCCGCGCTAACTTCGGCTGCGGCTCGTCCCGCGAGCACGCGCCGTGGGCGATTCAGGACTACGGGTTCCGCGTTGTCATCGCGCCGTCGTTCGCTGACATCTTCTACAACAACTGCTTCAAGAACGGCATTCTGCCGATCAAGCTGAGCGAGGAGCAGGTGGAAGAGCTGTTCCAGCGCACGAACGCGAATGCTGGCTACCAGCTGACTGTGGACCTCGAGAACAAGACGATTATCGACGAGCAAGGCTTGAGCATCGCGTTCGACCTTGACGAGCACCGCCGTCAGTTCCTGCTGCAAGGTCTCGATGACATCGGCTTGACGCTTCAGCATGCAGATAAGATCGCCGCTTACGAGGAGCGTATGGCGAGTAAGTAA
- the leuC gene encoding 3-isopropylmalate dehydratase large subunit, with product MAKTMFEKIWDNHVIHAEEGKPSIIYIDLHLVHEVTSPQAFEGLRMAGRQVRRPDRTFATMDHNVPTKDRFNITDPISKQQIDTLSKNCADFGVTLFDLNHIDQGVVHVMGPEVGLTHPGKTIVCGDSHTSTHGAFGALAFGIGTSEVEHVLATQCLQQSKAKTLEVRINGRMKPGVTAKDLILGVIAQYGTDFATGYVIEYTGEAIRALTMEERMTVCNMSIEAGARAGLIAPDETTFEYLRGRQYVPQGEEFDQAVAAWKQLTTDEGAVYDRVVDFDAESLIPQVTWGTSPGMGTDITSSVPNPADFATENERKAAEKALEYMGLTPGTPMSEIEIDYVFIGSCTNGRIEDLRAAAAVAQGHQVSANVTAIVVPGSGRVKLQAEKEGLDKIFTDAGFEWRDAGCSMCLAMNPDVLQPGQRCASTSNRNFEGRQGRDGRTHLVSPAMAAAAAIKGRFTDVRDWEFKVKQEA from the coding sequence ATGGCAAAAACAATGTTTGAGAAAATTTGGGACAATCACGTCATCCATGCCGAGGAAGGCAAGCCGAGCATCATCTACATCGACCTGCATCTCGTGCACGAGGTAACGAGCCCGCAAGCGTTCGAGGGTCTTCGTATGGCAGGCCGTCAGGTTCGCCGTCCGGACCGCACGTTCGCGACGATGGACCACAACGTACCGACGAAGGACCGCTTCAACATTACAGACCCGATCTCCAAGCAGCAGATTGACACACTGTCCAAAAACTGCGCAGACTTCGGCGTTACTCTGTTCGACCTGAACCACATCGATCAAGGTGTCGTGCACGTTATGGGACCTGAAGTCGGCTTGACGCATCCGGGCAAAACAATTGTATGCGGCGACAGCCACACGTCCACGCACGGTGCATTCGGCGCGCTCGCGTTCGGGATCGGTACGAGCGAGGTTGAGCACGTGCTCGCGACGCAGTGCTTGCAGCAGTCGAAGGCGAAGACGCTTGAGGTGCGCATCAACGGCCGCATGAAGCCGGGCGTAACAGCGAAGGACTTGATTCTTGGCGTAATTGCTCAGTACGGCACTGACTTTGCAACGGGCTATGTTATTGAGTATACAGGTGAAGCGATCCGCGCATTGACGATGGAAGAGCGTATGACCGTATGTAACATGTCCATCGAGGCAGGCGCGCGCGCTGGCTTGATCGCTCCGGACGAGACGACATTCGAATACTTGCGCGGCCGTCAATACGTACCGCAGGGCGAGGAGTTCGACCAGGCGGTTGCCGCGTGGAAGCAGCTGACGACAGACGAAGGCGCTGTATACGACCGCGTCGTTGATTTCGATGCAGAGAGCCTCATCCCGCAAGTCACCTGGGGAACGAGCCCTGGCATGGGTACCGACATTACGAGCAGCGTGCCGAATCCGGCTGATTTTGCAACGGAGAACGAGCGTAAGGCAGCGGAGAAGGCGCTGGAGTACATGGGTCTGACACCGGGCACGCCTATGAGCGAGATCGAGATCGATTATGTGTTCATTGGCTCCTGTACGAACGGCCGGATCGAGGACCTTCGCGCTGCTGCTGCAGTTGCTCAAGGCCACCAAGTATCCGCGAACGTTACAGCCATCGTCGTACCGGGCTCCGGTCGCGTGAAGCTGCAGGCGGAGAAGGAAGGTCTTGACAAGATCTTCACCGATGCAGGCTTCGAATGGCGTGATGCTGGCTGCTCGATGTGCCTTGCGATGAATCCTGACGTGCTTCAGCCGGGTCAGCGCTGCGCTTCGACGTCCAACCGTAACTTCGAGGGTCGTCAAGGCCGCGACGGACGTACGCATCTCGTATCTCCTGCGATGGCAGCAGCTGCTGCGATCAAGGGCCGTTTTACCGATGTGCGCGACTGGGAATTCAAAGTAAAGCAGGAAGCTTAA
- a CDS encoding LysR family transcriptional regulator — translation MELRQLQYALQIALDKNFSRAAEKLHIAQPSLSQQLSKLEKELGVLLFQRTTNSVEATYAGTLFVEKAQKILDLVEQLKMEMEDISQMRKGRLVVGSLPITGAHVLPLVLPEFRSRYPEIDVVLIEDSSSNLEQLTALGGADISLLSLPLNDDALDYIPVIEEEIKLAVPPGHPLAARSAEKPRKPIELSALRAEPFIALKQGQGFRQLTMELCGSAGFRPNIVFESSNIETVQSFVAAGMGIAFVPDMVSRGKWSELAPVYLPLVGRPTRVLVIAYRKGRYLSKAVAAFMDTFREVIGVRER, via the coding sequence ATGGAGCTCAGACAATTACAATACGCCCTGCAGATCGCACTGGATAAAAATTTCTCAAGAGCCGCTGAGAAGCTGCACATCGCCCAGCCGTCGCTCAGCCAGCAGCTGTCCAAGCTCGAGAAGGAGCTCGGCGTCCTGCTGTTCCAGCGCACGACGAACTCCGTCGAGGCGACATACGCAGGCACGCTGTTCGTCGAGAAGGCGCAAAAAATACTCGACCTCGTCGAGCAGCTGAAGATGGAGATGGAAGATATATCGCAAATGCGCAAGGGCCGCCTCGTCGTCGGTAGCCTGCCGATTACAGGCGCGCACGTGCTGCCGCTCGTCCTGCCCGAGTTCCGTTCGCGCTATCCCGAGATCGACGTCGTGCTCATCGAGGACTCGTCGAGCAATCTGGAGCAACTGACAGCGCTCGGCGGCGCCGACATCAGCCTGCTGTCGCTGCCACTGAACGATGACGCGCTCGACTACATCCCCGTCATCGAGGAGGAGATTAAGCTGGCGGTGCCGCCGGGTCATCCGCTTGCCGCACGCTCGGCGGAGAAGCCCCGCAAGCCGATCGAGCTGTCCGCGCTCCGCGCCGAGCCATTCATCGCGCTCAAGCAAGGCCAAGGCTTCCGGCAGCTGACGATGGAGCTGTGCGGGAGCGCAGGCTTCCGCCCGAATATCGTGTTCGAGAGCAGCAACATCGAGACGGTGCAGTCGTTCGTCGCCGCGGGCATGGGCATCGCCTTCGTCCCCGACATGGTGTCGCGGGGCAAATGGAGCGAGCTCGCCCCCGTCTACTTGCCGCTCGTCGGTCGCCCCACCCGCGTGCTCGTCATCGCCTACCGCAAGGGCCGCTACTTGTCCAAGGCGGTGGCGGCGTTCATGGACACATTCCGCGAGGTGATTGGGGTGCGGGAGCGGTAG
- a CDS encoding carbon-nitrogen family hydrolase, with protein sequence MEKKQWNVALLQMDIAIGEPERNYEKLQSLLEQAVAHENKPDVIVVPEMWNTGYALEHIHELADPNGQRTRELLSAFSREHGVNIVGGSIAEKRGEGVYNTIYAFDREGGEAGDYSKIHLFRLMDEEKFLQSGDRLGQLQLDGVPSGMMICYDIRFPELFRKLALGGAQVTFVPAEWPKPRLHHWRTLLTARAIENQMFVIACNRVGISGTTEFFGHSMVIDPWGEVLAEGDESEQIVRATIDLELVTEVRKRIPIFEDRRPALY encoded by the coding sequence ATGGAGAAGAAACAATGGAACGTAGCGCTGCTGCAGATGGATATCGCGATCGGCGAGCCGGAGCGCAACTATGAGAAGCTGCAATCGCTGCTGGAGCAGGCGGTGGCGCATGAGAATAAGCCTGACGTCATCGTCGTACCGGAGATGTGGAACACTGGCTACGCGCTGGAGCACATTCACGAGCTCGCCGATCCGAACGGTCAGCGTACGCGCGAGCTGCTGTCGGCGTTCAGCCGTGAGCACGGCGTGAACATCGTCGGCGGCTCGATCGCCGAGAAGCGGGGCGAGGGCGTCTACAATACGATCTACGCGTTCGACCGTGAGGGCGGCGAGGCTGGCGACTATTCGAAGATTCATCTGTTCCGTCTGATGGATGAGGAGAAGTTCCTGCAGAGCGGCGACCGTCTTGGACAGCTGCAGCTGGACGGTGTGCCGAGCGGGATGATGATCTGCTACGACATCCGCTTCCCGGAGCTGTTCCGCAAGCTTGCGCTCGGTGGAGCGCAGGTGACGTTCGTGCCGGCCGAGTGGCCGAAGCCGCGTCTGCATCATTGGCGGACATTGCTGACAGCGCGGGCCATCGAGAACCAGATGTTCGTCATCGCGTGCAACCGCGTCGGCATTAGCGGGACGACGGAGTTTTTCGGACATTCGATGGTGATCGATCCGTGGGGCGAGGTGCTGGCGGAGGGTGACGAGAGCGAGCAGATCGTGCGGGCGACGATTGATCTGGAGCTGGTGACGGAGGTGCGCAAGCGCATTCCGATCTTCGAGGATCGCAGGCCGGCGCTGTACTAG